GTTTCTTCTGATCTGGTGGGTTATTTTCAGAAGCTTTCATGTGAAGTATAAATGTCCTTGTCAGTTCATTTGTCTGATAGTATGTCTGATAACAGGGCTATTAGTAATGTTATCATTTTGCTCCATCAGCTGTTTGAAAGCCAAGGCATTGCTCAGTCAGTTAGTAGTCTCGTAAACCTGACCCTAGGCAACAGCATTGGAAACATTGTGTTAGGCAACGGTCTGCGGTCTGCCTAGGTCAAGTGTAGCTCAGTTGGCAGAGCATGGCAAGCTCCAGGATTGTGGGTTTGAACAGTAGAACAAAAAGTATTAAAATGTATCCACTAAGTCCTggaagttgctctggataagagcatatgtaaaatgtaaatgtagtcagtTAGCAGTGTTGTTACAAGATTGAGCATGTAAAAAGAAAAAGTGTTTTGTGGTTTTACCACATCCTACATCTGGCAATATATACTATTTTTAAAAAGGCTGGCCCATGGTTAAATGTTGAGTGACTGGTTGTGGTCAGTTGCGGGCAGCGCTGTCTGTGTAATATATTGCTCTTTACTGTCCAGTAGGTGGAGCCAGAGCAATGCGAAGGTCTATCAGGGCATGAATCCCTTTCTATGGGGAAAAGCTTTCATATTACCAGTCATATGGCTTTTATTGCCATGTATGTATGTTTGACTGTTTGCATTTGATTGAAAAATACATATTGGCAGTGAATTAGATTCCTTTGATTGGCTCATTGATTGACTTTTTGATCAATTGATCAATTGACTGATTGTCTAACATAGTTCTCTTCTGCTGTCTTCCCCAGGCCATGGCCGTGCcttctctctcagcccctctcctcgTGGCTCTGTTTCAGCTTGCAGTACTACCTCTCGTTCACGCGGGGGTATACTACGGACACaagcagcaccagcagcacccCCAGCAGCAACCCCAGCAGCACCAGCCTATGCCACACCTGTCCCACATGGGCATGGGCAGCAAAGAGCAGCACCATCAGCAGCAGTGGCCAGGAAAGGACATTCCCCACATGCAGTACCCCCATTACAGAAAAGAGATCCCCCAGATGCCCATGCACATGGGCAAGGACTACCCCCGCAAAGGTGTGGTAGTCAACAGTGGACAGGACAAAGGTGAGATCAAATGGCAATCTCAAAGGACTTGtggctctggtcgaaagtagcgCACTACTATGGAGTAGGGCAATAGTATGTTGTTTATGTTGAGACTATGTCAATCTTCAATGTTCATTACCTAACCTAACTCTAGTTAAGACATACACACAAGCAGATTGTACTTCATTTTGCTCTTGTGCTGAATATTGTGCTATGCCTGCAATCTTCCAATAATGTTTAGACTGATTGGACATCTTATCCCCTACAGGTCAGACCATCCCCAGTGGGGCTGTGGGAGGTCTCCCTGGAGGTCTGCCAGGAGAGCAGGGCCCAGCTGGGCCTGCAGGACCTGAGGGACCCTCTGGGCCACCAGGTCCTCCTGGGGTAGGACAGCCAGGAGGTGAAGGAAAACCAGGCTCCGCTGGTCCCCCAGGATTCCCTGGTGTAGGCAAACCAGGACTCCCGGGAATTCCAGGCAAGCCAGGGAGCATGGGAGACCCAGGTGTACCTGGAGAGCTGGGCCCCAGTGGCGGACACGGTCATATGGGGCAGCCAGGGCCTCAGGGCCCCCCTGGTCCTCCAGGTCTCCCGGGGATAGGAAAACCAGGGGTTGGggggttaccaggacaaccaggacccAAGGGGGAGCCAGGACATAAGGGCCTACCGGGACTACCAGGATTACCAGGACCCAAGGGTGACAAGGGAATTGGACAGCCAGGACAGCCAGGCCACAAAGGGCCAGCAGGACCCCCTGGACCTCCAGGCCAGGGAGGGATGCCCGGTGTGGGCAAGCCTGGAATGAATGGCATATCGGGGCCACCAGGAGGACCAGGGAAACCAGGCCCTCCTGGAGAGCAGGGGCTGGCTGGACCAGCAGGAGAGGGTGGCGAGACCGGTCCACCAGGGTTGCCAGGCCAGGGAAAACCAGGCCAGAATGGTCTGCCTGGACAACCAGGCATGCCTGGTGGGAAAGGGCACCCAGGCCCTCCAGGTTTGCCAGGGAAGCCTGGATTGCCTGGATTTGGAAAACCAGGATTCCCAGGACCCAAGGGAGATAAAGGGATGGGTGGGATGCCCGGAGGCCCAGGACCAAAGGGAGACAAAGGCCATGGAGGACTTCCAGGTGTGATTGGACCACCTGGGCCAATCGGACCAGCTGGTCCCCTTGGCCCTATGGGACCCCCTGGAGGTCTTGGCCAACCAGGGACAAAAGGAGATGCTGGAGAGGGAGGGCAAAAGGGGCTGCCAGGTGGCCAGGGTGAGCCTGGTCCTCCTGGACTTCATGGTCAGAATGGCTTCCCTGGAGAGGTAGGAGAGCCAGGGCCAAGGGGTCCCGCTGGGCCTGTAGGACCCCAAGGGGAAGGCGGACACAAAGGGTTACCAGGCGCCCCTGGCATTCCAGGCCTATCTGGgccaaagggagagggaggacttCCAGGAGAGAAGGGTCCCCAAGGCCCTAAGGGCATTCCAGGTCTGGGAGGTGCAGGTGGGCCGATCGGACCTCCTGGTGCCCCTGGGTCTAAAGGTGACAGCGGATTACCTG
This sequence is a window from Oncorhynchus gorbuscha isolate QuinsamMale2020 ecotype Even-year linkage group LG01, OgorEven_v1.0, whole genome shotgun sequence. Protein-coding genes within it:
- the col8a1a gene encoding collagen, type VIII, alpha 1a, with protein sequence MAVPSLSAPLLVALFQLAVLPLVHAGVYYGHKQHQQHPQQQPQQHQPMPHLSHMGMGSKEQHHQQQWPGKDIPHMQYPHYRKEIPQMPMHMGKDYPRKGVVVNSGQDKGQTIPSGAVGGLPGGLPGEQGPAGPAGPEGPSGPPGPPGVGQPGGEGKPGSAGPPGFPGVGKPGLPGIPGKPGSMGDPGVPGELGPSGGHGHMGQPGPQGPPGPPGLPGIGKPGVGGLPGQPGPKGEPGHKGLPGLPGLPGPKGDKGIGQPGQPGHKGPAGPPGPPGQGGMPGVGKPGMNGISGPPGGPGKPGPPGEQGLAGPAGEGGETGPPGLPGQGKPGQNGLPGQPGMPGGKGHPGPPGLPGKPGLPGFGKPGFPGPKGDKGMGGMPGGPGPKGDKGHGGLPGVIGPPGPIGPAGPLGPMGPPGGLGQPGTKGDAGEGGQKGLPGGQGEPGPPGLHGQNGFPGEVGEPGPRGPAGPVGPQGEGGHKGLPGAPGIPGLSGPKGEGGLPGEKGPQGPKGIPGLGGAGGPIGPPGAPGSKGDSGLPGLPGVEGNGNPGVPGPLGPPGKEGPGGPPGNPGQPGLPGPPGPPGPPTLSPNMGAVLTEMGIPPVLDGVKTTGYGKKGKYGGNSGEVMGNGLEMPAFTALVTTPFPPVGTPVVFDKILYNGRQNYNPQTGVFTCDMPGIYYFAYHVHCKGANVWVALMRNDEPVMYTYDEYKKGFLDQASGSAVLPLQPGDTVYLQLPSDQAAGLYAGQYVHSSFSGYLLYPM